The proteins below come from a single Miscanthus floridulus cultivar M001 chromosome 1, ASM1932011v1, whole genome shotgun sequence genomic window:
- the LOC136541401 gene encoding LOW QUALITY PROTEIN: UDP-N-acetylmuramoyl-L-alanyl-D-glutamate--2,6-diaminopimelate ligase MurE homolog, chloroplastic (The sequence of the model RefSeq protein was modified relative to this genomic sequence to represent the inferred CDS: deleted 1 base in 1 codon): MNLLRPRRTLPMASTATTSLRAASERARSRQPEITPDNPLFSSPSPAGGGGGGSYDPDDEFFDEIDRAIAEKREEFTRRGLIKPSPASPPPSSSQSQPEDEDLADELSPEEVIDLDEIRKLQGLSVVSVADEEDEEVEGGEDEDGDDGLPLDEDGEGFDVAEELGLEGARMRQPAFQMTLAELLDESKLVPVAVTGDQDVALAGVQRDASLVAAGDLFVCVGEDGLAGLTEADKRGAVAVVADQDLNIEGTLACRALVIVDDILAALRVLPACLYRRPSTDMAVIGVTGTDGVTTTTHLVKAVYEAIGVRTGLVGVLGAYAFGSNKLDARPDASGDPIAAQKLLATMLHNGTEAVVLETATDGMPPSGVGSEIDYDIAVLTNVRHTDGEDGMIYEQYMSSMAFLFSRMVDPERHRKVVNIDDPCAPFFAAQGGHDVPVVTYSFENKKADVHTLKYQLSLFETEVLVQTPHGILEISSGLLGRDNIYNILATVAVGIAVGAPLEDIVRGIEEVDAIPGRCELIDEEQAFGVIVDHARTPEALSRLLDGVRELGPRRIVTVVGCCGEKERGKRPVMTKIAADKSDVVMLTSDNPANEDPLDILDDMLAGVGWTMEEYLKYGANDHYPSLPNGHRLFLHDIRRVAVRAAVAMGEQGDVVVITGKGNDTYQIEGDKSEFFDDREECREALQYVDQLHRAGIDTSEFPWRQGALLNLGFTANSAKKLAAAMEKVFVVLPAEFKAGQSMLSWVLDHFGGSRTTVVITHVHVPPQMIPVMGVKFHSSKLSPKQVKLFRRIEHEKVDKQLDGYVHQCLKMKVKCEKLIFEKEDVVAGLVELIVLHKVTKLIISGAADRQYSRKMDKPKCKTATEIMQRADPSCKIWCVCKGQLICTRGEEEEIAPSATPFLPDFHHQALQLVPYQKEDDVKSELGLYDELKEACIAAENLMKRALNESSRRQKADGEVASALQKAKEYQELYLEETRKREELEGAHATAHREIARLRKTNQVPVDEQNTATDELQEAMSERSSLEGHVVDVDAVFGTAGQVTEAQKEHVQIQIDLGTGERDLELEIQALLNQSKLAAFSPSSVIESPYDEDRVPSYFLCPILQEPMRDPHVAADGFTYEGDAIRGWLDGGNDASPVTGQPLAHRELAPNLALGAVFQDYTAMKRRQYRFGDSHDTVAALQFFSSPVGSER; encoded by the exons ATGAACCTCCTGAGGCCGCGGAGGACTCTTCCCATGGCCTCAACCGCTACGACCAGCTTGCGCGCAGCGTCGGAGCGTGCCCGGAGCCGCCAGCCGGAGATCACCCCCGACAACCCGCTCTTCTCGTCCCCCTCCCCggccggaggcggcggcggaggcagctACGACCCTGACGACGAGTTCTTCGACGAAATTGACCGCGCCATCGCGGAGAAGAGAGAGGAGTTCACTCGGCGCGGACTCATCAAGCCGTCCCCTgcttcgccgccgccgtcgtcgtcgcaaTCGCAGCCGGAGGACGAGGACCTCGCCGACGAGCTCTCCCCTGAGGAGGTGATCGATCTCGATGAGATTCGGAAGCTTCAGGGACTCAGTGTTGTATCCGTGGCGgacgaggaggatgaggaggtggAGGGGGGCGAGGACGAGGACGGAGACGATGGATTGCCGCTCGACGAGGACGGGGAAGGCTTTGATGTGGCCGAGGAGCTCGGCCTCGAGGGGGCTAGGATGCGGCAACCGGCCTTCCAGATGACGCTGGCTGAGCTCCTTGACGAGAGCAAGCTCGTCCCGGTGGCCGTGACGGGCGACCAGGACGTCGCGCTCGCAGGGGTGCAGCGCGACGCCAGCCTGGTGGCGGCGGGCGACCTCTTTGTGTGCGTGGGAGAGGACGGGCTCGCGGGGCTCACCGAGGCCGACAAGCGTGGGGCCGTTGCCGTCGTAGCTGACCAGGACCTCAACATCGAGGGCACCCTGGCCTGCCGCGCGCTGGTCATTGTGGACGACATTTTGGCCGCCCTCCGCGTGCTCCCTGCCTGCCTCTACAGGCGGCCGTCGACGGACATGGCTGTCATAGGTGTCACTGGCACAGACGGCGTAACTACCACAACTCACCTCGTCAAAGCAGTGTATGAGGCCATTGGGGTGAGGACTGGCCTGGTGGGCGTTCTTGGGGCCTATGCCTTCGGCAGCAACAAGCTTGATGCACGGCCTGATGCATCTGGTGACCCCATTGCTGCGCAGAAGCTGTTGGCGACAATGTTACACAATGGCACTGAGGCAGTTGTGTTGGAGACAGCCACTGATGGGATGCCTCCATCTGGTGTGGGCAGTGAGATAGATTATGACATTGCTGTTTTGACTAATGTTAGGCACACTGATGGGGAGGATGGCATGATCTATGAGCAGTATATGAGCAGCATGGCCTTTCTGTTCTCCAGAATGGTGGACCCTGAGCGCCATCGTAAGGTGGTGAATATTGATGATCCATGCGCCCCATTCTTCGCAGCACAAGGAGGGCATGATGTCCCTGTGGTGACATATTCGTTTGAGAACAAGAAAGCTGATGTGCACACTCTCAAATACCAGCTTTCCCTGTTTGAGACGGAGGTTTTAGTTCAGACGCCACATGGGATCCTCGAGATCTCCTCTGGGCTGCTTGGAAGAGATAACATCTACAACATCCTTGCAACTGTGGCAGTTGGCATTGCAGTGGGTGCACCACTGGAGGACATAGTCAGGGGCATAGAAGAGGTGGATGCGATCCCAGGCCGGTGTGAGCTAATCGATGAGGAGCAAGCCTTTGGGGTAATCGTTGATCATGCGAGGACACCAGAAGCTCTGTCGAGGCTTCTGGATGGTGTAAGGGAGCTGGGACCACGCCGGATTGTCACTG TTGTTGGATGTTGCGGAGAGAAAGAAAGAGGGAAGAGGCCGGTGATGACAAAGATCGCA GCTGATAAAAGTGATGTTGTCATGTTGACATCAGACAATCCAGCAAACGAAGATCCGC TAGATATCCTAGATGATATGTTGGCAGGAGTAGGGTGGACCATGGAagaatacttgaaatatggtgcTAATGATCATTACCCATCCCTTCCAAATGGGCATAGGCTATTCCTACATGATATTAGAAGAGTTGCAGTGCGAGCTGCTGTTGCAATGGGCGAACAGGGTGATGTGGTG GTTATCACTGGCAAAGGGAACGATACTTATCAGATTGAAGGCGATAAAAGTGAGTTTTTTGATGACAGAGAAGAGTGCCGAGAAGCATTACAATACGTCGATCAATTGCATCGAGCTGGAATAGACACCTCAGAGTTCCCTTGGCG ACAAGGAGCTCTTTTAAACCTAGGCTTCACAGCGAACTCTGCGAAGAAGTTGGCGGCAGCGATGGAGAAGGTGTTCGTCGTGCTGCCGGCGGAGTTCAAGGCGGGACAGTCCATGCTGTCGTGGGTTCTCGATCATTTCGGCGGCAGCAGAACCACGGTTGTGATCACACATGTGCATGTCCCGCCACAGATGATTCCAGTGA TGGGAGTTAAATTCCACTCTAGTAAACTGAGTCCGAAGCAAGTGAAACTGTTCAGAAGGATCGAGCATGAGAAAGTGGATAAACAGCTAGACGGATATGTTCATCAATGCTTAAAAATGAAG GTCAAATGTGAGAAACTAATTTTTGAGAAGGAAGACGTTGTAGCTGGTCTGGTTGAACTCATTGTCTTGCATAAAGTCACTAAGCTAATTATTTCAGGTGCTGCAGACAGGCAATATTCAAG AAAAATGGACAAACCTAAATGTAAGACAGCAACAGAAATTATGCAGAGAGCTGATCCATCATGCAAGATTTGGTGTGTTTGCAAGGGACAACTAATCTGTACCAG GGGTGAGGAAGAGGAGATTGCACCATCAGCCACACCTTTTCTCCCTGATTTTCATCACCAAGCTCTGCAGTTAGTACCTTACCAGAAAGAG GACGACGTCAAGTCGGAGTTGGGGTTGTACGATGAGCTAAAAGAGGCATGCATAGCAGCTGAGAACTTGATGAAGAGAGCCCTAAACGAATCTTCCAGGCGCCAAAAGGCAGATGGAGAAGTGGCCTCTGCTCTTCAGAAA GCAAAGGAATACCAGGAGTTGTACTTAGAGGAGACGAGAAAGCGTGAAGAGCTTGAAGGAGCTCATGCTACAGCACACCGAGAGATCGCTCGATTAAGGAAAACAAACCAGGTGCCCGTGGACGAGCAAAACACGGCAACAGACGAACTCCAGGAGGCAATGTCAGAGAGATCGTCCCTGGAAGGCCACGTCGTCGATGTGGATGCCGTTTTCGGAACGGCCGGTCAAGTAACTGAGGCACAGAAGGAGCATGTCCAGATACAAATCGATCTGGGCACCGGTGAAAGGGACCTGGAACTGGAAATTCAAGCGCTGCTCAACCAGAGCAAACTGGCCGCGTTCTCGCCGTCGTCCGTCATTGAGTCGCCCTACGACGAAGATCGCGTCCCGTCCTACTTCCTCTGCCCGATCCTTCAG GAGCCCATGAGGGATCCCCACGTCGCGGCAGACGGGTTCACGTACGAGGGCGACGCCATCAGAGGCTGGCTGGACGGAGGGAACGATGCGTCCCCCGTGACCGGGCAGCCGCTCGCGCACCGGGAGCTGGCACCGAATCTCGCGCTTGGTGCCGTGTTCCAAGATTACACGGCGATGAAGCGGCGGCAGTACCGATTCGGTGATTCGCATGACACCGTTGCTGCACTTCAATTTTTTTCCTCTCCTGTGGGCAGTGAGCGGTGA